A part of Microbacterium terregens genomic DNA contains:
- a CDS encoding sugar ABC transporter permease: protein MTITQAVRSSATDGAAPKRAGRIRTENRRASAAFYWMVWPAVIAFAGFHTLPVLVGIFFSFTNYAGYGAWNFVGLSNYFNLFQDDRVLQAYGFSFLFAIVATILTNAFSLAIALGLNAKIKARNFWRGVYFVPYILAILVIGYVFQFFFSNSLPKILAGIPLFADNILANEQWACTAIVALAVWQACAFAIIIYLSGLQTIPAEMYEAASLDGASAWRQFTSITFPLIGAFFTINVVLSLKGFLQVFDPIVALTNGGPGTSTESVTLLIFRGGFSGGEFAYQTANAVVFFIVITIVSLFQFRVLQRREADF, encoded by the coding sequence ATGACCATCACCCAAGCGGTGCGCAGCAGCGCCACGGACGGCGCGGCGCCCAAGCGCGCTGGACGAATCAGAACAGAGAACCGGCGCGCCTCTGCGGCGTTCTACTGGATGGTGTGGCCGGCCGTCATCGCGTTCGCGGGGTTCCACACACTCCCCGTCCTGGTCGGGATCTTCTTCAGCTTCACGAACTACGCCGGCTACGGCGCCTGGAACTTCGTGGGACTGTCGAACTACTTCAACCTCTTCCAAGATGACCGGGTTCTGCAGGCGTACGGGTTCTCGTTCCTCTTCGCCATCGTCGCCACGATCCTGACGAACGCGTTCTCGCTCGCGATCGCGCTGGGATTGAACGCCAAGATCAAGGCGCGCAACTTCTGGCGGGGTGTGTACTTCGTGCCCTACATCCTCGCGATCCTGGTCATCGGCTACGTGTTCCAGTTCTTCTTCTCGAACTCGCTGCCGAAGATCCTTGCGGGCATCCCGCTGTTCGCCGACAACATCCTCGCCAACGAGCAGTGGGCGTGCACGGCGATCGTGGCGCTGGCCGTCTGGCAGGCCTGTGCATTCGCGATCATCATCTACCTGTCCGGGCTTCAGACGATCCCGGCGGAGATGTACGAGGCGGCGTCGCTGGACGGTGCCTCCGCGTGGCGTCAGTTCACATCCATCACCTTCCCGCTCATCGGCGCGTTCTTCACGATCAACGTCGTGCTGAGCCTCAAGGGCTTCCTGCAGGTGTTCGACCCCATCGTCGCCCTGACCAACGGTGGCCCAGGGACCTCCACCGAATCCGTGACCCTGCTGATCTTCCGTGGCGGGTTCTCCGGCGGTGAGTTCGCCTACCAGACCGCCAACGCGGTGGTCTTCTTCATCGTGATCACGATCGTCTCGCTCTTCCAATTCCGGGTCCTTCAGCGCAGAGAGGCCGATTTCTGA
- a CDS encoding carbohydrate ABC transporter permease, whose protein sequence is MTTATNVAPQLEQELDAVTANGRRKRQSDREDDTRRTNWWATALIAVCSLTVLVPLYLAVVVALKTPEQLTAGTGFELPNPIRWENFADAWVKTSFPQALANTAFITVGAVFFTLLTSSVVAYALARNIHRPFFKGVFFYLLAALFIPFPIIMLPLVKQTATLGLDNQVGMIILYTIYGLSLNIFIYTAYIRSIPIELEEAARMDGASTWRVFRSVIFPLLMPMNATVGILTCVWAWNDFIMPLVVLTEPSARTLPLAQYVFQGQFNTDYTVAFASYLMAMAPLLIVYIFSQRWVISGVTRGSIK, encoded by the coding sequence ATGACTACCGCAACGAACGTCGCTCCACAGCTGGAGCAAGAGCTCGACGCCGTCACCGCCAACGGGCGCCGCAAGCGCCAGAGCGATCGCGAAGACGACACCCGTCGCACGAACTGGTGGGCGACCGCATTGATCGCGGTGTGCTCGCTCACCGTGCTCGTCCCGCTGTACCTGGCCGTCGTGGTGGCGCTGAAGACCCCGGAGCAGCTCACCGCCGGCACCGGGTTCGAGCTTCCCAACCCGATCCGGTGGGAGAATTTCGCCGACGCGTGGGTCAAGACGAGCTTCCCCCAGGCGCTGGCCAACACGGCGTTCATCACCGTGGGTGCGGTCTTCTTCACCCTGCTGACCAGCTCGGTCGTCGCGTACGCGCTGGCCCGGAACATCCACCGGCCCTTCTTCAAGGGCGTGTTCTTCTACCTGCTCGCAGCGCTGTTCATCCCGTTCCCGATCATCATGCTGCCGCTCGTGAAGCAGACCGCGACCCTGGGGCTGGACAACCAGGTCGGAATGATCATCCTCTATACGATCTACGGGCTGTCGCTGAACATCTTCATCTACACGGCATACATCCGCTCGATCCCGATCGAGTTGGAAGAAGCGGCGAGGATGGACGGGGCCTCGACATGGCGCGTGTTCCGGTCGGTCATCTTCCCCCTGCTGATGCCGATGAACGCCACCGTCGGCATCCTCACCTGCGTGTGGGCATGGAATGACTTCATCATGCCGCTCGTGGTGCTCACCGAACCGAGCGCCCGAACCCTGCCCCTCGCGCAGTACGTCTTCCAGGGCCAGTTCAACACCGACTACACGGTGGCCTTCGCGTCGTATCTGATGGCCATGGCGCCGCTGTTGATCGTCTACATCTTCTCGCAGCGCTGGGTGATCTCCGGTGTCACCAGAGGGTCGATCAAATAG
- a CDS encoding alpha/beta hydrolase — MQTAISADGTTIAFERVGDGPPIVIVGGAFSVAADGAAIAAALADAGFQAVTVDRRARGASGDMRGSLPEDEVSDLAAVIAAVGGEAIVLGHSSGAVLALYAASRGVPITALFLSEPPFRFGVAEPDPLLADRLQQLVDAGKNEDAVLTFQLEGVELPAEMVESIRQSDLFERLVPLAQSTVYDARLTAQVSTPTRGMLSVPQPVTILRGEQTFPLLVTATDRLAEQMPAAELVIVPESVMHRPDPATTARVVRQRV, encoded by the coding sequence ATGCAGACAGCGATATCCGCGGACGGCACGACCATCGCTTTCGAACGGGTCGGTGACGGCCCGCCGATCGTCATCGTCGGCGGTGCGTTCTCAGTGGCGGCAGACGGTGCCGCGATCGCCGCCGCGCTCGCCGACGCCGGCTTTCAGGCGGTCACGGTGGACAGGCGGGCCCGTGGGGCGAGCGGAGACATGCGCGGGTCCCTCCCCGAAGACGAGGTGAGCGATCTCGCCGCCGTCATCGCGGCGGTCGGTGGCGAGGCGATCGTGCTCGGACACTCATCCGGTGCGGTGCTGGCCCTCTACGCCGCCTCGCGAGGGGTGCCGATCACCGCGTTGTTCCTCTCCGAGCCGCCGTTCCGCTTCGGTGTGGCAGAGCCCGACCCCCTGCTCGCCGACCGCCTGCAGCAGTTGGTGGATGCCGGCAAGAACGAAGATGCCGTCCTCACGTTCCAGCTCGAGGGTGTGGAGCTGCCCGCCGAGATGGTGGAGTCGATTCGGCAGAGCGACCTGTTCGAGAGACTCGTACCGCTCGCACAGTCCACCGTCTACGACGCGAGATTGACGGCGCAGGTCTCCACGCCGACGCGTGGGATGCTCTCCGTCCCGCAGCCCGTCACGATCCTGCGCGGTGAGCAGACCTTCCCCCTCCTCGTGACGGCGACCGACCGTCTCGCGGAGCAGATGCCTGCCGCCGAGCTGGTGATCGTGCCCGAGTCCGTGATGCACAGACCCGACCCGGCCACGACGGCACGGGTGGTGCGACAGCGGGTCTGA
- a CDS encoding heavy metal translocating P-type ATPase: protein MQLIRTIRRYPVITASTAVLAVVLVLQLVGAASVSRWLAISYVGVFIVWTLVGMVRDVLRGHIGLDILAVVAMIATLAVGEYLASLIVVLMLSGGEALEDFAGRRARRDLTALLDRSPRIAHVVRSQSAEPDAVQDRAVDDVAIGDVLLVRPSEIVPVDGILLTSSGTFDESSLTGESMPVSRNAGGEVLSGAINGTRAVRIRATRRSADSQYQQIVALVQDAQDSRAPVVRLADRFAIPFTAISLVLAGTGWALSGDPTRFAEVLVLATPCPLLIAAPVAFLGGLSRAAKTGVIMKSGAVIEQLARARSVAFDKTGTLTAGRPALVDVRPAEGFTADEVLLLAASAEQYSSHVLAEGIRRAAVEQGFDLVATDDAIEVATNGVEAVFDGRRVVVGKPAYITALAPETERAALGPGEAAAYVAIDGRFAGVLVLADDPRPESSRVVEWLRSNGVERITMLTGDALPTAMSIARQVGIEEVHAELLPPEKVHLAAQLRPRPVMMVGDGVNDAPVLAASDIGVAMGAKGATAAGDAADVVILVDSLDKIVDAVSIGQHTLRVALTAIWIGIGLSIGLMIVAMTGVIPAVAGALIQELVDLATILYALRALGGPPSGLTARASHGTPTPVRA, encoded by the coding sequence ATGCAGTTGATTCGGACGATCAGGCGGTATCCCGTGATCACGGCCTCGACGGCCGTCCTCGCGGTCGTGCTCGTCCTCCAGCTGGTGGGCGCGGCATCCGTGTCTCGATGGCTTGCAATCAGCTACGTCGGGGTGTTCATCGTGTGGACGCTCGTCGGAATGGTGCGGGATGTGCTCCGCGGGCACATCGGGCTCGATATCCTCGCGGTGGTCGCGATGATCGCGACCCTCGCCGTCGGGGAATACCTTGCCTCGTTGATCGTCGTTCTCATGCTCTCCGGCGGGGAAGCACTCGAGGATTTCGCCGGTCGCCGCGCTCGACGCGATCTGACGGCGCTGCTGGATAGATCACCTCGGATTGCGCACGTCGTCCGCTCGCAGTCCGCCGAACCCGATGCGGTTCAGGACCGTGCCGTGGACGATGTCGCGATCGGCGACGTTCTTCTCGTGCGGCCCTCTGAGATCGTGCCGGTCGACGGGATCCTGCTCACCTCCAGCGGCACGTTCGATGAGTCCTCGCTCACCGGCGAGAGCATGCCGGTGAGCCGCAATGCGGGAGGCGAGGTGCTGTCGGGAGCGATCAATGGAACGCGCGCCGTGCGGATCCGTGCCACGCGTCGCAGCGCGGACAGCCAGTATCAGCAGATCGTCGCGCTCGTCCAAGACGCCCAGGACTCCCGGGCCCCCGTCGTCCGCCTCGCTGACCGTTTCGCGATCCCGTTCACTGCGATCTCGCTCGTTCTGGCCGGCACCGGGTGGGCGTTGTCGGGCGACCCGACCCGCTTCGCCGAGGTGCTGGTACTCGCGACTCCCTGTCCTCTGCTCATCGCGGCTCCGGTCGCCTTCCTGGGTGGACTCTCGCGCGCAGCGAAGACCGGCGTGATCATGAAGAGCGGCGCGGTCATCGAGCAGCTCGCGCGCGCGCGATCGGTCGCGTTCGACAAGACGGGAACGCTCACGGCGGGGCGACCCGCTCTGGTCGACGTCCGGCCCGCCGAGGGCTTCACCGCCGACGAGGTGCTTCTTCTCGCGGCATCCGCCGAACAGTACTCCTCCCACGTCCTCGCCGAGGGCATCCGGCGCGCCGCCGTGGAACAGGGTTTCGACCTGGTGGCGACGGACGACGCCATCGAGGTCGCCACCAACGGGGTGGAGGCCGTGTTCGACGGGCGCCGGGTTGTGGTCGGCAAACCCGCGTACATCACCGCACTCGCGCCCGAGACCGAGCGCGCGGCCCTCGGCCCTGGCGAGGCTGCCGCCTATGTTGCGATCGACGGGCGATTCGCCGGCGTCCTCGTCCTGGCCGACGATCCCAGGCCCGAATCCTCCCGGGTCGTTGAATGGCTGCGAAGCAACGGCGTCGAGCGGATCACGATGCTCACCGGGGACGCCCTCCCCACCGCGATGTCCATCGCCCGCCAGGTGGGGATCGAGGAAGTGCACGCCGAACTGCTCCCGCCGGAGAAGGTCCACCTCGCTGCGCAGCTGCGTCCTCGCCCGGTGATGATGGTCGGCGATGGCGTGAACGATGCTCCCGTGCTCGCGGCATCCGACATCGGCGTCGCCATGGGCGCGAAGGGCGCCACCGCGGCCGGAGACGCCGCTGATGTCGTCATCCTGGTCGACTCTCTGGACAAGATCGTGGACGCCGTCTCGATCGGCCAGCACACGCTGCGGGTGGCGCTGACCGCCATCTGGATCGGTATCGGGCTGAGCATCGGGCTCATGATCGTCGCCATGACCGGGGTGATCCCTGCCGTCGCCGGTGCCCTCATCCAGGAACTCGTCGATCTCGCAACGATCCTCTACGCACTTCGCGCTCTGGGTGGGCCTCCGAGCGGGCTGACTGCGCGCGCGTCGCACGGCACACCGACTCCCGTCCGTGCGTGA
- a CDS encoding MarR family winged helix-turn-helix transcriptional regulator, whose amino-acid sequence MDDSGLTQDERVAVARLHALLELLPTALDQHLAPAGLTSFEFTLLEALNESDAHRLRMSALAARTNATLPRLSRVVTTLERKGLVERAPCLEDGRATNAQLTAAGEAAYEASRSLYATAVRRMVLDGLDADGVTQLADLSYSILTKLDPDARLKVTEAGRACAADPSGGDSEDLVSCAADPRLMDSEGPELAGARAS is encoded by the coding sequence ATGGACGACAGCGGATTGACCCAGGACGAACGCGTCGCGGTCGCGAGACTCCACGCGCTGCTCGAGCTCCTGCCCACCGCTCTGGACCAGCACCTTGCGCCGGCCGGGCTCACCTCGTTCGAGTTCACCCTGCTCGAGGCGCTGAACGAATCGGACGCGCACCGCCTGCGCATGAGCGCTCTCGCCGCGCGAACCAACGCCACACTCCCCCGGCTGTCGCGCGTCGTCACAACCCTGGAGCGGAAGGGGCTGGTGGAGCGCGCACCCTGCCTTGAAGACGGCCGCGCCACCAACGCTCAGCTCACGGCCGCGGGTGAAGCGGCCTACGAGGCGAGTCGGTCGCTGTACGCCACCGCCGTGCGCCGCATGGTGCTGGACGGACTCGACGCCGACGGAGTGACGCAGCTCGCCGATCTCTCGTACTCGATCCTTACCAAGCTCGACCCGGATGCACGGCTCAAGGTCACCGAGGCCGGCCGGGCGTGCGCCGCCGATCCGTCGGGCGGGGATTCCGAGGATCTCGTTTCTTGCGCCGCCGATCCCAGACTCATGGATAGCGAAGGCCCCGAGCTCGCGGGGGCCCGCGCGTCCTGA
- a CDS encoding NADPH-dependent F420 reductase, translating to MTSVTIFGTGNMANAIGGVFAAGGNSVTYIGRDRVGTALIEGDIVVLAVPHPAVDEIVAAYATQLTGKTVVDITNPVDFSTFDSLVVPAGSSLTAQIQEKLPQSSVVKAFNTNFAATLASGKVGDLPTTVLVAGDDAAAKSGLISAIEAGGLGAIDAGSLSRASELEALGFLQLTLAVGEQIAWTGGFASVR from the coding sequence ATGACCAGCGTCACCATCTTCGGTACCGGCAACATGGCCAACGCGATCGGCGGAGTCTTCGCCGCAGGCGGAAACAGCGTCACGTACATCGGTCGCGACCGTGTGGGCACCGCACTCATCGAGGGTGACATCGTCGTCCTCGCCGTTCCGCACCCCGCCGTCGACGAGATCGTCGCGGCCTACGCCACCCAGCTCACCGGCAAGACGGTCGTCGACATCACCAACCCGGTCGACTTCTCCACCTTCGACTCGCTGGTCGTGCCTGCCGGCTCTTCGCTCACGGCGCAGATCCAGGAGAAGCTGCCGCAGAGCAGCGTCGTCAAGGCCTTCAACACCAACTTCGCCGCCACGCTCGCATCCGGCAAGGTCGGCGACCTGCCGACCACTGTCCTGGTCGCCGGCGACGACGCCGCCGCCAAGTCCGGCCTGATCTCCGCGATCGAGGCCGGCGGCCTGGGCGCGATCGATGCCGGTTCGCTCTCGCGGGCCAGCGAGCTCGAGGCCCTCGGCTTCCTGCAGCTCACCCTCGCCGTGGGCGAGCAGATCGCCTGGACGGGCGGCTTCGCCTCCGTTCGCTAA
- a CDS encoding VOC family protein: protein MVAPTTSTQRTSAPDRILDPQTVMDAVTLRVGDLSTMSSYYSDALAFEPLEERARGNEVHRVLGRGGTPMLRLIETPNLPAVDPRQAGLFHTAFLFDDASALAATVYRAAQHPRSRFTGSSDHLVSEAFYFTDPEGNGVELYVDRDRSDWTYAGGQLQMDSLYLDPNAYLRRHLDENAVDSVATSAGRVGHVHLQVGDIARARAFYVDALGFETTVATYPGALFASAGGYHHHVAMNVWNSAGAGPRAAALGLGDVAITVPDREDLDALGARLTRHRLAFADTGRSVVLADPWGTRVTVALPAAGVDDLLGR from the coding sequence ATGGTCGCACCCACCACGAGCACCCAGCGCACCTCGGCGCCCGACCGCATCCTCGATCCGCAGACGGTGATGGATGCCGTGACCCTGCGCGTCGGGGACTTGTCGACGATGTCTTCGTACTACTCCGATGCGCTGGCATTCGAGCCGCTCGAGGAGCGTGCGCGTGGCAACGAGGTGCACCGGGTGCTCGGTCGCGGCGGCACTCCGATGCTCCGTCTGATCGAGACGCCGAACCTGCCCGCCGTCGACCCGCGCCAGGCCGGTCTGTTCCACACGGCGTTCCTGTTCGACGACGCATCGGCGCTCGCCGCGACGGTCTACCGTGCGGCGCAGCATCCGCGCAGCCGCTTCACCGGCTCCAGTGATCACCTCGTCAGCGAGGCGTTCTACTTCACCGACCCCGAAGGCAACGGCGTCGAACTGTACGTGGATCGCGACCGGTCTGATTGGACCTATGCCGGTGGTCAGCTGCAGATGGACAGCCTGTACCTCGACCCGAACGCCTACCTTCGCCGACACTTGGATGAGAACGCCGTCGACTCGGTCGCCACCTCGGCCGGCCGCGTCGGTCATGTTCATCTCCAGGTGGGCGACATCGCACGCGCCCGGGCCTTCTATGTCGACGCGCTCGGCTTCGAGACGACCGTCGCGACCTACCCCGGCGCACTGTTCGCCTCGGCCGGCGGCTACCACCATCACGTCGCGATGAACGTGTGGAACAGCGCCGGTGCCGGCCCGCGCGCGGCCGCCCTCGGTCTCGGCGACGTCGCCATCACCGTGCCCGACCGCGAGGACCTCGACGCGCTCGGCGCGCGACTCACCCGCCACCGACTTGCCTTCGCCGATACCGGACGATCGGTCGTGCTCGCCGACCCGTGGGGAACACGGGTGACCGTCGCGCTGCCCGCTGCGGGCGTCGACGACCTGCTCGGACGCTGA
- a CDS encoding alpha/beta hydrolase — MSSDQDIKNVVLVHGAFVDGSGWRGVYDNLTAQGYRVTIVQIPLTSLEDDVAATTRVLNRQDGPAILVAHSWGGTVITEAGVHPNVAGLVYVSALAPDTGETTSQQYEGFAPTPDFVIDVGDDGYGFLNHDLFKAGFAADASDADAAFLRDSQVPINMSAFGVPVKYAAWRDKPTWAIIAEQDKSFDQAMLQHMAERMGAEITTVPASHDVFITQHGVVSDVIVTAAHDAARVVAL; from the coding sequence ATGAGCAGTGATCAAGACATCAAGAACGTGGTGCTGGTGCATGGAGCGTTTGTCGATGGTTCGGGATGGCGCGGCGTGTACGACAACCTGACAGCTCAGGGGTACCGGGTCACAATCGTGCAGATCCCACTCACCTCGCTGGAAGACGACGTCGCGGCGACCACCCGAGTGCTGAACCGGCAGGACGGGCCGGCGATTCTCGTTGCCCATTCCTGGGGCGGCACGGTCATCACCGAGGCCGGGGTGCACCCGAACGTCGCCGGACTGGTCTACGTGTCGGCGCTCGCGCCCGACACGGGGGAGACCACGTCGCAGCAGTACGAGGGATTCGCCCCGACCCCCGACTTCGTCATCGACGTCGGCGACGACGGGTACGGGTTCCTCAACCACGACCTGTTCAAGGCGGGCTTCGCCGCAGACGCCAGCGACGCCGACGCGGCCTTCCTCCGCGACTCGCAGGTGCCCATCAACATGTCGGCATTCGGCGTCCCGGTGAAGTACGCCGCCTGGCGCGACAAGCCGACCTGGGCGATCATCGCGGAGCAGGACAAGTCCTTCGACCAGGCGATGCTGCAGCACATGGCCGAGCGCATGGGGGCCGAGATCACGACGGTGCCGGCCAGCCACGACGTGTTCATCACCCAACACGGCGTCGTCTCCGACGTCATCGTCACGGCCGCGCACGACGCTGCGCGCGTCGTCGCCCTCTGA